In Niallia sp. FSL W8-0635, one genomic interval encodes:
- a CDS encoding S8 family serine peptidase, which yields MLNKTLGILLIFLLLVANSTKASSLKTPNLPSQNPNEIQVAIVHTKTNYTEKEIDQILKPYSHLERRYIFKEVFHGFSVEGPVWELEKLKQSETVNQVSKVQTYMAETEEPVEIIGADEIRNYLGKSLEHLSGKGVKVGVIDTGIDYQHPDLQKNYKGGYDFVDKDKDPMETKGLGKRDTLHGTHVAGIIAADGKIRGVAPNATIYAYRALGPGGAGTTEQILAAIDRAVRDKVDIINLSLGSDVNGPDLPISLALNEVVKKGIIAVAAAGNAGPAEWTVGSPGTASKAISVGASTPNINTPFININDNKIPLTNMENSKEWADAGSVHLVSGGLGRRNQLKDVKGKMVLLERGELTFTEKVQNAYEMGAIGVLIYNNIEGPFQGMLEKEVPIPVAGITRAEGEFIKEYIDNKEAFLTIEKKWEKDILADFSSRGPVTSTWEIKPDVLAPGVVINSTVPDGYMALQGTSMAAPFVAGACALVLEAHPDWGPEEVKAALMNTAKQVKNRQNVTYKVYEQGAGRIQVDKAIDANVLIMPGSIRFGKYKLVKDQNQYQAYITVKNVGENIEKISFDFPKGKRGISWRLPLSFTLKPGQKKNVPIIMNIDNNLFNDKLQDGIINVRAGAQLIKLPYLYVLEEPDYPRIMGFDLIKKTEDNSYEYETYLPTGAEEFGIALFREDTLQFVRFLDWKKEVKRGRLKGKFSIENLDVTGTYRMKVFAKKAGKEDMLEKIMKIK from the coding sequence AACCAATTACACAGAGAAGGAAATAGATCAAATTCTTAAACCATATTCTCATTTAGAAAGAAGATATATATTTAAAGAAGTTTTCCATGGTTTTTCGGTAGAAGGACCAGTATGGGAACTGGAAAAATTAAAACAAAGCGAAACTGTTAATCAAGTTTCGAAGGTTCAAACCTATATGGCAGAGACAGAAGAGCCGGTTGAAATTATTGGAGCAGATGAAATTAGAAATTACTTAGGTAAATCGCTAGAGCATCTAAGTGGGAAAGGGGTAAAGGTAGGAGTTATAGATACAGGAATAGACTATCAGCATCCGGATTTACAAAAGAATTATAAGGGAGGATATGATTTCGTAGATAAGGATAAGGACCCGATGGAAACAAAGGGATTAGGAAAGAGAGATACTTTACATGGTACGCATGTCGCAGGGATTATCGCTGCAGATGGGAAGATAAGAGGTGTAGCCCCGAATGCAACAATTTATGCCTATAGAGCACTGGGGCCAGGGGGGGCTGGGACGACAGAGCAAATATTGGCTGCAATCGACAGAGCTGTAAGAGATAAGGTGGATATAATCAACCTCTCATTAGGAAGTGATGTAAATGGTCCGGATTTGCCGATTAGTCTGGCCTTAAATGAGGTAGTGAAGAAGGGAATTATTGCGGTTGCGGCAGCAGGGAATGCAGGTCCAGCAGAATGGACAGTTGGTTCTCCGGGGACAGCCTCTAAAGCTATCTCGGTTGGAGCTTCTACTCCGAACATAAATACACCATTTATCAACATAAATGATAACAAAATTCCCTTAACTAATATGGAAAATAGTAAAGAGTGGGCAGATGCAGGTTCTGTTCACCTAGTAAGCGGTGGATTAGGAAGAAGAAATCAATTAAAAGATGTAAAAGGGAAGATGGTATTGCTGGAAAGAGGAGAACTAACTTTTACAGAAAAAGTCCAAAACGCCTATGAAATGGGAGCGATTGGTGTATTGATATACAATAATATAGAAGGTCCCTTTCAAGGAATGTTAGAAAAAGAAGTACCTATTCCAGTTGCAGGAATTACGAGAGCAGAGGGAGAATTTATAAAGGAGTATATTGATAATAAGGAAGCGTTTTTAACAATAGAAAAAAAGTGGGAAAAGGATATATTGGCAGATTTTAGCTCTAGAGGTCCTGTTACTAGCACTTGGGAAATTAAACCAGATGTTCTTGCCCCGGGTGTTGTGATAAATAGCACAGTACCTGATGGGTATATGGCGTTGCAAGGGACAAGTATGGCTGCACCCTTTGTTGCGGGAGCGTGTGCGTTGGTACTAGAAGCGCATCCAGACTGGGGACCAGAGGAAGTGAAAGCAGCTTTAATGAATACAGCGAAGCAAGTTAAAAATAGACAAAATGTGACATATAAAGTGTATGAACAAGGAGCTGGGCGAATTCAAGTTGATAAAGCGATAGATGCTAACGTTTTGATAATGCCTGGAAGTATTCGTTTTGGTAAATACAAATTGGTCAAAGATCAAAACCAATATCAGGCATACATTACGGTTAAAAATGTCGGTGAAAATATCGAAAAAATATCCTTTGATTTTCCAAAAGGAAAAAGAGGGATTAGCTGGAGACTGCCTCTTTCTTTTACGCTAAAACCAGGACAAAAGAAAAATGTTCCAATCATCATGAATATTGACAATAATCTTTTTAATGACAAACTGCAAGATGGTATAATTAACGTAAGAGCAGGAGCACAGCTAATTAAGCTGCCCTATTTATATGTGCTAGAGGAACCAGACTATCCAAGGATTATGGGATTTGATCTTATTAAAAAGACTGAGGATAATAGCTATGAATATGAGACATATTTACCAACAGGGGCTGAAGAATTTGGAATTGCTCTGTTTCGGGAAGATACATTACAATTTGTGCGTTTTTTAGATTGGAAAAAGGAAGTAAAAAGAGGTCGATTAAAAGGGAAATTTAGTATAGAAAATTTGGACGTAACTGGAACCTATCGAATGAAGGTTTTTGCGAAAAAAGCCGGAAAAGAGGACATGCTTGAAAAAATAATGAAAATAAAATAA